In Yersinia enterocolitica subsp. enterocolitica, one DNA window encodes the following:
- the dgt gene encoding dGTPase → MSGIDFKQKISVQRPFGKPSSAEDEYEITRVFESDRGRIVNSAAIRRLQQKTQVFPLERNAAVRSRLTHSLEVQQVGRYIAKEILNRFKQDKKISAYGLDKLLDPFESIVEMACLMHDIGNPPFGHFGESAINNWFTKQMDPNGGGAEPRGKDQCLVNTLKLREGETELNILRSKIRQDLSHFEGNAQAIRLVYSLLKLNLTYAQVGCILKYTKPAYWSGDIPTSHNYLMKKPGFYLAEEEYVKDLRRELNMGEFNRFPLTYIMEAADDISYCIADLEDAVEKNIFSVEQLYDHMVQEWGETTHGDLFDKVVGGAFRQLGRGQGRRSSEDQFFMYLRVNTVGKLVPHAAQRFIENLPAVFSGSFNQALLEDSSPACKLLQIFKKVAVKHVFNYPEVEQLELQGYRVISGLLDIYSPLLAMPQTAFTQLVAEDSHREYPIETRLFHKLSTKHRLAYAESTERLRHLSPEQHEIYEYYYRARLIQDYISGMTDLYAYDEYRRLMAAE, encoded by the coding sequence ATGTCCGGGATCGACTTTAAACAGAAAATTAGTGTTCAGCGGCCATTTGGTAAACCCAGTTCGGCTGAAGATGAGTATGAGATTACCCGGGTATTTGAAAGTGATCGCGGCCGAATTGTAAACTCTGCGGCTATCCGGCGTTTACAACAAAAAACACAAGTCTTCCCGTTGGAGCGCAATGCCGCTGTTCGTAGCCGTTTGACTCATTCGCTGGAAGTTCAGCAAGTTGGCCGTTATATCGCCAAAGAGATCCTCAATCGTTTTAAGCAAGATAAAAAAATCAGCGCCTATGGGCTGGATAAACTGCTGGATCCTTTTGAAAGTATTGTAGAAATGGCGTGTCTGATGCATGACATCGGTAACCCGCCTTTTGGGCATTTCGGTGAATCAGCAATTAATAATTGGTTTACTAAACAAATGGATCCTAATGGTGGCGGTGCTGAGCCGCGGGGTAAGGATCAATGCCTGGTTAATACATTAAAATTGCGGGAAGGGGAGACTGAGCTCAATATTCTACGTAGTAAAATTCGCCAGGATTTAAGCCATTTTGAAGGTAATGCACAAGCGATTCGTTTGGTTTACAGCTTATTAAAGCTTAACCTCACTTATGCACAGGTTGGCTGTATTCTTAAATATACCAAACCGGCTTATTGGTCTGGCGATATTCCAACCTCTCATAACTATTTGATGAAGAAACCAGGCTTTTATCTTGCTGAAGAAGAATATGTTAAAGATTTACGTCGCGAACTGAATATGGGGGAGTTTAATCGTTTTCCGTTGACCTATATTATGGAAGCTGCGGATGACATCTCTTATTGCATTGCCGATTTAGAAGACGCGGTCGAAAAAAATATTTTCAGTGTTGAACAACTTTATGATCATATGGTGCAAGAGTGGGGTGAGACTACTCATGGTGATTTGTTTGATAAAGTTGTTGGCGGTGCATTTCGTCAATTAGGTCGAGGGCAAGGTCGGCGTAGTTCGGAAGACCAATTCTTTATGTATTTACGGGTGAATACTGTCGGGAAATTAGTTCCGCATGCTGCTCAGCGTTTTATTGAGAATCTACCCGCTGTGTTTTCTGGTTCGTTTAATCAGGCTTTATTAGAAGATTCCAGTCCGGCGTGTAAATTACTGCAAATTTTTAAAAAGGTAGCAGTGAAACACGTATTTAATTATCCAGAAGTGGAACAGCTTGAATTACAAGGATATAGAGTTATTAGTGGTTTGCTTGATATTTATAGCCCGCTATTAGCGATGCCACAAACGGCATTTACGCAATTAGTCGCTGAAGACAGCCACCGGGAATACCCCATTGAGACGAGATTGTTCCATAAGTTGTCGACTAAACATCGCCTGGCTTATGCAGAGTCAACAGAGCGGTTGCGACATTTATCGCCAGAACAACATGAGATATATGAATATTATTACCGAGCGCGTTTAATTCAAGACTATATCAGTGGCATGACCGATCTTTATGCCTATGATGAATATCGGCGTTTGATGGCTGCGGAATAG
- the degP gene encoding serine endoprotease DegP — translation MKKTTLVLSALALSIGLAMGPVSSVVAAETASSSSQQLPSLAPMLEKVMPSVVSINVEGSAQVSNAGGIPPQFQQFFGDDSPFCQDGSPFQGSPMCQGGPGSRGGAPSKQDFRALGSGVIIDAAKGYVVTNNHVVDNATKINVKLSDGRSYEAKVIGKDPRTDIALLQLKDAKNLTAIKIADSDQLRVGDYTVAIGNPYGLGETVTSGIVSALGRSGLNVENYENFIQTDAAINRGNSGGALINLNGELIGINTAILAPDGGNIGIGFAIPSNMVKNLTSQMVEFGQVKRGELGIMGTELNSELAKAMKVDAQKGAFISQVLPKSAAAKAGIKAGDVIVSMNGKAINSFAGFRAEIGTLPVGSKMTLGLLRDGKPVNVEVTLEQSSQTQVDSGNLYTGIEGAELSNSDVNGKKGVKVDSVKPGTAAARIGLKKGDIIMGVNQQPVQNLGELRKILDTKPSVLALSIQRGDTSLYLLMQ, via the coding sequence ATGAAAAAAACAACTTTAGTGTTAAGTGCATTGGCATTGAGCATCGGTTTAGCCATGGGGCCGGTTTCTTCTGTCGTTGCGGCAGAAACGGCCTCTTCCAGCAGCCAGCAGCTCCCTAGCCTGGCGCCAATGCTAGAGAAGGTAATGCCTTCGGTTGTGAGTATCAATGTGGAGGGAAGTGCTCAGGTAAGTAATGCCGGCGGCATACCACCACAGTTCCAGCAATTCTTTGGTGATGATTCGCCATTCTGCCAGGACGGTTCTCCGTTCCAAGGGTCACCAATGTGTCAGGGGGGGCCTGGTAGCAGGGGGGGAGCACCCAGCAAGCAGGATTTCCGTGCGCTGGGTTCTGGCGTAATTATTGATGCTGCTAAAGGTTATGTCGTCACTAATAACCACGTAGTAGATAATGCAACCAAAATCAATGTTAAGCTCAGTGATGGCCGTAGTTATGAAGCAAAAGTGATTGGTAAAGATCCGCGTACTGATATTGCATTATTGCAGCTGAAAGACGCTAAAAATCTGACTGCGATTAAAATTGCCGACTCCGATCAACTGCGCGTTGGGGATTATACCGTAGCTATCGGTAACCCATACGGCCTGGGTGAAACCGTCACTTCCGGTATCGTGTCGGCGTTGGGCCGCAGTGGTTTGAATGTGGAAAACTACGAAAACTTTATCCAGACTGATGCGGCAATTAACCGTGGTAACTCCGGTGGTGCATTGATCAATCTGAACGGTGAACTGATCGGGATCAACACGGCTATTCTGGCACCGGATGGTGGCAACATCGGTATCGGTTTTGCTATCCCAAGTAACATGGTGAAAAACCTGACCTCACAGATGGTTGAATTTGGTCAGGTGAAACGCGGTGAACTGGGCATTATGGGTACAGAGCTGAACTCTGAGCTGGCGAAAGCCATGAAGGTTGATGCGCAGAAAGGGGCCTTTATCAGTCAGGTACTGCCAAAATCTGCTGCAGCTAAAGCAGGGATTAAAGCGGGTGATGTGATTGTCAGCATGAATGGCAAAGCCATCAATAGCTTCGCTGGCTTCCGTGCCGAGATTGGTACTTTGCCTGTGGGCAGCAAAATGACCTTGGGTCTGTTGCGCGACGGTAAGCCTGTCAACGTGGAAGTGACATTAGAGCAAAGCAGCCAAACTCAAGTTGATTCAGGCAATCTCTACACTGGTATTGAAGGGGCTGAGCTGAGCAACTCTGATGTGAATGGTAAGAAAGGTGTGAAAGTTGATAGTGTGAAACCTGGCACTGCTGCTGCGCGTATCGGCCTGAAAAAAGGCGATATCATCATGGGTGTCAACCAGCAACCCGTTCAGAATCTGGGTGAGCTGCGGAAAATCCTTGATACCAAACCATCGGTATTGGCATTGAGCATTCAGCGTGGTGATACTTCACTCTATCTGCTGATGCAGTAA
- the btuF gene encoding vitamin B12 ABC transporter substrate-binding protein BtuF: protein MVRFNIISLLRATIILPQAAMLLLLGLFNSPVLAAERIISLSPSTTEMAYAAGLGDKLVAVSAYSDYPAAAKKLEHVASWQGVNVERILALKPDLILAWRGGNPQRPLDQLASFGIPIFYSDPVNIDQIADDLDKLAQYSPYPEQAHQSAQQLRQEVRELRSHNARSQPLRTFLQFGTQPLFTSSGHTLQSEVISLCGGENIFAGSRVPWPQVSREQVMIRQPQVIVVSGDKSQADNISAFWRPQLAVPIITLNEDWFNRAGPRILLAAKQLCQQMASLPSSVAESH from the coding sequence ATGGTGCGGTTTAATATTATCTCCTTGCTACGAGCAACAATAATCCTGCCCCAAGCAGCGATGTTATTGTTGCTTGGCCTGTTTAACTCACCCGTGCTAGCGGCAGAGCGGATTATCAGTTTATCACCCAGCACTACAGAAATGGCCTATGCCGCTGGGCTTGGGGATAAACTGGTTGCCGTAAGTGCTTACTCTGACTACCCAGCAGCCGCTAAAAAACTAGAACATGTTGCTTCGTGGCAGGGGGTAAATGTCGAACGTATTCTGGCATTAAAGCCTGATTTGATCCTCGCCTGGCGTGGGGGGAATCCGCAACGTCCACTGGATCAATTAGCCTCTTTTGGTATTCCGATCTTCTATTCTGATCCCGTTAATATTGATCAGATAGCGGATGATCTGGATAAATTGGCCCAATACAGCCCATATCCAGAGCAAGCACATCAATCTGCGCAACAGCTACGCCAGGAAGTTCGCGAGTTACGTAGCCATAATGCGCGCAGCCAACCATTACGCACGTTCCTGCAATTTGGTACTCAGCCACTGTTTACCAGTTCTGGACATACATTGCAGAGTGAGGTTATTTCCCTTTGTGGTGGTGAAAATATTTTTGCTGGTAGTCGCGTTCCCTGGCCGCAGGTCAGCCGTGAACAAGTGATGATCCGCCAACCACAGGTGATCGTAGTCAGCGGTGATAAGTCTCAAGCAGATAACATCAGCGCTTTCTGGCGTCCCCAACTTGCAGTACCAATAATAACTCTCAATGAGGACTGGTTTAATCGCGCTGGCCCACGTATTCTGCTGGCCGCTAAACAGCTGTGCCAACAAATGGCCAGCCTTCCATCCTCTGTGGCGGAGTCACATTAA
- the hemL gene encoding glutamate-1-semialdehyde 2,1-aminomutase encodes MSKSESLYAQAKQLIPGGVNSPVRAFTGVGGVPLFIERADGAYLFDVDGKAYIDYVGSWGPMVLGHNHPAIRQAVIEAVERGLSFGAPTEMEVKMAELVTNLVPTMDMVRMVNSGTEATMSAIRLARGFTGRDKIIKFEGCYHGHADCLLVKAGSGALTLGQPNSPGVPADFAKHTLTCTYNDLASVREAFEQYPRDIACIIVEPVAGNMNCVPPLPEFLPGLRALCDKFGALLIIDEVMTGFRVALAGAQDYYNVIPDLTCLGKIIGGGMPVGAFGGRRDVMDALAPTGPVYQAGTLSGNPIAMAAGFACLTEVAQVGIHETLTELTNLLADGLLDAAKEENIPLVVNHVGGMFGLFFTDAPTVTCYQDVMNCDVERFKRFFHLMLEEGVYLAPSAFEAGFMSVAHSKEDIQKTVDAARRCFAKL; translated from the coding sequence ATGAGTAAGTCCGAAAGTCTGTATGCCCAGGCTAAACAGTTGATCCCTGGCGGGGTTAACTCTCCGGTGCGTGCATTCACTGGTGTCGGTGGAGTCCCATTATTCATCGAACGTGCCGATGGCGCTTATCTGTTTGATGTAGATGGTAAAGCCTATATAGATTATGTTGGCTCTTGGGGGCCAATGGTCTTGGGGCACAATCATCCGGCAATTCGTCAGGCCGTGATTGAAGCTGTGGAGCGTGGTCTGAGCTTTGGCGCACCGACAGAGATGGAAGTTAAAATGGCCGAGTTGGTCACCAATTTAGTCCCAACTATGGACATGGTGCGAATGGTCAACTCAGGAACTGAAGCCACGATGAGTGCCATTCGTCTGGCCCGAGGCTTTACTGGCCGCGATAAAATCATCAAGTTTGAAGGCTGCTATCATGGCCATGCAGACTGTCTGTTGGTTAAAGCCGGCTCAGGCGCTCTGACACTAGGTCAACCTAACTCGCCCGGTGTACCTGCTGATTTTGCCAAACATACCCTGACTTGTACTTATAACGATTTAGCTTCTGTGCGTGAAGCCTTTGAGCAATACCCCCGCGATATTGCCTGTATTATTGTCGAGCCTGTCGCCGGTAACATGAACTGCGTGCCACCATTGCCAGAGTTTCTACCGGGCCTACGCGCATTGTGTGACAAGTTTGGCGCACTGTTGATTATCGATGAAGTGATGACCGGTTTTCGTGTCGCATTAGCGGGTGCGCAAGATTACTACAATGTGATTCCTGACTTGACCTGTCTGGGTAAAATAATTGGTGGTGGTATGCCTGTGGGTGCCTTTGGTGGTCGTCGCGATGTGATGGATGCACTAGCACCAACTGGCCCGGTCTATCAAGCAGGAACCCTGTCTGGTAACCCAATAGCCATGGCTGCCGGTTTTGCCTGTCTGACCGAAGTTGCGCAGGTGGGTATTCATGAAACGCTGACTGAATTGACTAATTTACTGGCAGATGGCTTGCTGGATGCGGCTAAAGAAGAAAATATCCCACTGGTGGTTAACCACGTTGGCGGTATGTTCGGCTTATTCTTTACTGATGCCCCGACCGTGACTTGCTATCAGGATGTGATGAATTGTGACGTCGAGCGCTTCAAACGCTTCTTCCATTTAATGTTGGAAGAAGGTGTTTATTTGGCCCCTTCGGCCTTTGAAGCAGGCTTTATGTCAGTGGCGCACAGTAAAGAAGACATCCAGAAAACGGTGGATGCTGCTCGCCGGTGCTTCGCTAAACTTTAA
- the mtnN gene encoding 5'-methylthioadenosine/S-adenosylhomocysteine nucleosidase: MKVGIIGAMEEEVTLLRDKIENRQTLSRAGCEIYTGQLNGIDVALLKSGIGKVSAAMGTTLLLEHCQPDIVINTGSAGGLASSLKVGDIVVSTEVRYHDADVTAFGYEPGQMAGCPAAFIADLKLIELAESCIKQLDLNAVRGLICSGDAFINGAAPLARIRTTFPSVAAVEMEAAAIGHVCYLFKTPFVVVRAISDVADQESHLSFDEFLVVAAKQSTLMIEAMLTSLAKRG; the protein is encoded by the coding sequence ATGAAAGTAGGAATTATTGGTGCAATGGAAGAAGAAGTCACATTGCTACGTGACAAAATTGAAAATCGCCAAACCTTGTCTCGCGCGGGTTGTGAGATTTACACCGGCCAACTCAATGGCATTGATGTCGCCTTACTGAAATCCGGTATAGGTAAAGTGTCTGCCGCAATGGGCACCACTCTCTTGTTAGAACATTGCCAACCCGACATTGTTATCAATACCGGTTCTGCTGGTGGCCTGGCCTCTAGCCTGAAAGTCGGTGATATCGTGGTTTCTACAGAAGTACGCTATCACGATGCTGATGTGACGGCTTTTGGTTACGAGCCTGGCCAAATGGCCGGTTGTCCAGCCGCTTTCATTGCAGATCTAAAGTTGATTGAATTAGCTGAAAGTTGCATCAAACAATTGGATTTAAATGCAGTACGCGGCCTGATTTGCAGCGGCGATGCCTTTATCAATGGTGCAGCTCCTTTGGCTCGCATTCGCACCACCTTCCCGAGCGTTGCAGCCGTTGAAATGGAAGCAGCGGCTATCGGTCATGTTTGTTACCTATTCAAGACACCTTTTGTTGTCGTCCGTGCTATTTCTGATGTTGCTGATCAAGAATCTCATTTAAGTTTTGATGAATTCCTGGTTGTCGCTGCTAAACAGTCGACGCTGATGATAGAAGCAATGTTAACGTCACTGGCTAAACGCGGTTAA
- a CDS encoding TRIC cation channel family protein, whose protein sequence is MLVYWLDILGTAVFAISGVLLAGKLRMDPFGVLVLGVVTAVGGGTIRDMALANGPVFWVKDPTDLVVAMVTCLATILLVRQPRRTPKWILPVLDAIGLAVFVGIGVNKAFAADASPLVAICMGVITGVGGGIIRDVLAREIPMILRTEIYATACIIGGIVHATAFYTFGMPLQQAMMLGMVITLGIRLAAIRWRLKLPTFEIE, encoded by the coding sequence ATGCTGGTTTATTGGCTGGATATTTTAGGTACTGCGGTATTTGCAATCTCTGGTGTATTGCTGGCGGGGAAGTTGCGTATGGATCCGTTTGGTGTGCTGGTATTGGGTGTGGTGACAGCCGTTGGTGGTGGCACAATTCGCGATATGGCCTTAGCCAATGGCCCAGTATTTTGGGTGAAAGATCCTACAGATCTGGTTGTTGCGATGGTAACTTGTCTGGCAACTATTTTGCTGGTGCGGCAACCACGGCGAACCCCAAAATGGATCCTGCCCGTACTGGATGCTATTGGTCTGGCGGTATTCGTGGGTATCGGGGTCAATAAAGCCTTTGCTGCTGATGCCAGCCCGCTAGTCGCTATCTGTATGGGGGTGATAACCGGCGTCGGAGGTGGGATCATCCGTGATGTATTAGCCCGCGAGATCCCAATGATCCTGCGTACTGAAATCTATGCCACTGCCTGCATCATTGGTGGCATTGTGCATGCTACTGCGTTTTATACTTTTGGTATGCCACTGCAACAAGCAATGATGCTGGGCATGGTGATAACCCTTGGTATCCGGCTTGCCGCTATCCGCTGGCGCTTAAAACTACCCACATTTGAAATAGAGTAG
- the erpA gene encoding iron-sulfur cluster insertion protein ErpA produces the protein MSDETVLPLQFTEAAAKKVKLLISDEENPNLKLRVYITGGGCSGFQYGFTFDDQINDGDMTIEKQGVELVVDPMSLQYLVGGAVDYTEGLEGSRFIVTNPNAKSTCGCGSSFSI, from the coding sequence ATGAGCGATGAAACAGTACTGCCCCTGCAGTTTACCGAGGCAGCGGCAAAAAAAGTGAAACTGCTGATTTCTGATGAGGAAAATCCAAATCTGAAGCTGCGGGTTTACATTACCGGTGGTGGATGCAGCGGGTTCCAGTATGGCTTTACTTTTGATGATCAGATCAATGATGGCGATATGACTATTGAGAAGCAAGGTGTCGAGTTGGTCGTTGATCCCATGAGCCTACAATATCTGGTTGGTGGTGCAGTGGATTACACGGAAGGCTTAGAAGGATCTCGCTTTATCGTGACTAACCCGAATGCGAAGAGTACCTGTGGGTGCGGTTCTTCTTTCAGCATCTAA